Proteins encoded together in one Pseudomonas sp. Seg1 window:
- a CDS encoding MgtC/SapB family protein gives MNAWWHEVWGTLQAEFADVGDASQLTRITVRLLMAAILGGILGFEREHKGKAAGVRTHMLVALGAALFVLVPQTSGAESDAMSRVLQGVIAGIGFLGAGTILKKPEGDEGHVKGLTTAAGLWMTAAIGVATGLGKEATALLSTLLALGIFSVMPRIVKLFEKEEQKTDDH, from the coding sequence ATGAACGCGTGGTGGCATGAAGTGTGGGGAACCCTGCAAGCGGAGTTCGCCGACGTTGGCGATGCTTCGCAACTGACGCGCATTACCGTGCGCCTGCTGATGGCGGCCATTCTGGGTGGCATTCTCGGCTTCGAGCGCGAGCACAAGGGCAAGGCTGCCGGAGTGCGTACACATATGCTGGTGGCGCTCGGCGCGGCGCTGTTTGTGCTGGTGCCGCAAACCTCAGGCGCCGAGTCCGATGCGATGAGTCGAGTGCTGCAAGGCGTGATCGCCGGGATTGGTTTCCTCGGCGCCGGGACCATTCTGAAAAAACCCGAAGGTGATGAGGGCCACGTCAAGGGCCTGACCACGGCTGCCGGGCTGTGGATGACTGCGGCGATTGGTGTGGCGACCGGGTTGGGCAAGGAAGCGACGGCGTTGCTCAGTACCTTGCTGGCGCTGGGGATTTTCAGCGTGATGCCGCGCATCGTAAAACTCTTCGAAAAAGAAGAGCAGAAGACGGATGACCACTGA
- a CDS encoding alpha-1,4-glucan--maltose-1-phosphate maltosyltransferase, producing the protein MTAERPSEVSYNPHMPLSQALLLPRIVIENTMPTLDGGQFAVKSIAGRDVVVTSKVFADGHDKLAVRIRWREEGEENWHSEVMSDQGNNGWRGQFRPEHQGRFLYCIEAWIDHFASFQYELEKKHNAAVPVSLELQEGRTMVQQAAERSEGQLSEQLAALHHELSGLLETEQVALFLHSHSAQLMTEADHRAYLSVSAEFPMDVERELAEFASWYELFPRSITDDPNRHGTFNDVHSRLPMIQDMGFDVLYFTPIHPIGRAHRKGRNNSLTAGPDDPGSPYAIGSEEGGHEAIHSQLGTREDFRRLVAAAAEHGLEIALDFAIQCSQDHPWLKQHPGWFNWRPDGTIKYAENPPKKYQDIVNVDFYAPDAIPSLWVELRDIVVGWVEEGVKIFRVDNPHTKPLPFWQWLIADVRALHPEVIFLAEAFTTPAMMARLGKVGYTQSYTYFTWRNTKAELATYFTELNESPWRECYRPNFFVNTPDINPAFLHESGRPGFLIRAALATMGSGLWGMYSGYELCEAAPVPGKEEYLDSEKYEIRVRDFNAPGNIIAEIAQLNRIRRQNPALHTHLGLKIYNAWNDNILYFGKRSFDGSNFILVAVNLDPNNVQEANFELPLWEMGLPDDATTHGEDLMNGHRWDWHGKYQFMRLDPAYQPFGIWRITAS; encoded by the coding sequence ATGACTGCTGAAAGACCTTCGGAAGTGAGCTACAACCCGCACATGCCGCTGTCGCAGGCATTACTGCTGCCGCGCATCGTGATCGAAAACACCATGCCGACCCTCGATGGCGGGCAGTTCGCCGTGAAGTCGATTGCCGGCCGCGACGTGGTGGTCACCAGCAAAGTGTTTGCCGATGGCCACGACAAACTTGCGGTGCGCATTCGCTGGCGCGAGGAGGGCGAAGAGAACTGGCATAGCGAGGTCATGTCCGACCAGGGCAACAACGGCTGGCGAGGCCAGTTCCGCCCCGAGCATCAGGGCCGCTTTCTGTATTGCATCGAGGCGTGGATCGATCACTTCGCCAGTTTCCAGTACGAACTGGAGAAGAAGCACAACGCCGCCGTGCCGGTTTCCCTTGAGCTGCAAGAAGGCCGGACGATGGTGCAGCAGGCCGCCGAGCGCAGCGAAGGCCAGCTTAGCGAACAGCTCGCGGCGTTGCACCACGAACTGTCCGGACTGCTCGAAACCGAGCAGGTCGCGCTGTTTCTGCACTCGCACAGTGCGCAACTGATGACCGAGGCCGATCACCGTGCCTATCTGAGCGTCAGTGCCGAATTCCCCATGGACGTCGAGCGTGAACTCGCCGAGTTCGCCAGTTGGTATGAGCTGTTTCCGCGCTCGATCACCGACGATCCCAACCGCCATGGCACTTTTAATGATGTGCACTCGCGGTTGCCGATGATTCAGGACATGGGTTTCGACGTGCTGTACTTCACGCCGATCCACCCGATTGGTCGTGCGCATCGCAAGGGCCGCAACAATTCCCTGACCGCCGGCCCGGACGATCCCGGCAGCCCGTATGCGATCGGCAGCGAGGAGGGTGGTCACGAGGCGATCCATTCGCAACTTGGCACCCGTGAAGATTTCCGCCGGCTAGTGGCCGCTGCGGCTGAGCATGGCCTGGAAATAGCCCTCGATTTCGCCATCCAGTGTTCCCAGGATCACCCGTGGCTCAAGCAGCATCCGGGCTGGTTCAACTGGCGGCCGGACGGCACGATCAAATACGCGGAAAACCCGCCGAAGAAATATCAGGACATCGTCAACGTCGACTTCTATGCGCCGGACGCGATTCCGAGTCTGTGGGTCGAGTTGCGCGACATCGTCGTTGGCTGGGTCGAGGAGGGCGTGAAGATCTTTCGCGTCGACAATCCCCACACCAAACCGCTGCCGTTCTGGCAATGGCTGATTGCCGATGTGCGGGCGCTGCATCCGGAAGTGATCTTCCTCGCCGAGGCATTCACCACACCGGCGATGATGGCGCGTCTGGGCAAGGTTGGTTACACCCAGAGCTACACCTATTTCACCTGGCGCAACACCAAGGCCGAACTGGCGACCTATTTCACCGAACTGAATGAGTCGCCGTGGCGCGAATGCTACCGGCCGAATTTCTTCGTCAACACGCCGGACATCAACCCAGCGTTCCTGCATGAGTCCGGGCGCCCCGGTTTCCTCATCCGCGCGGCGCTCGCGACCATGGGCTCGGGCCTGTGGGGCATGTATTCGGGCTATGAACTCTGCGAAGCGGCACCCGTGCCAGGCAAGGAGGAATATCTCGACTCGGAGAAATACGAGATCCGCGTCCGCGACTTCAATGCGCCGGGCAACATCATTGCCGAGATTGCCCAGCTCAACCGCATCCGCCGGCAGAACCCGGCGCTGCACACGCACCTGGGCCTGAAAATCTACAACGCCTGGAACGACAACATTCTGTACTTCGGCAAGCGCAGTTTTGACGGCAGCAACTTCATTCTGGTGGCCGTCAACCTCGATCCAAATAACGTGCAGGAAGCGAATTTCGAATTGCCACTGTGGGAAATGGGCCTGCCCGACGATGCGACAACCCATGGTGAGGATTTGATGAACGGGCATCGCTGGGACTGGCATGGCAAGTATCAGTTCATGCGTTTAGACCCGGCCTATCAGCCGTTCGGCATTTGGCGGATTACTGCCTCTTAA
- a CDS encoding endonuclease/exonuclease/phosphatase family protein, giving the protein MSSDPKRHAVDAPVIHRLRVLTVNTHKGFTALNRRFILPELREAVRSTSADLVFLQEVVGEHERHSSRYNEWPQTSQYEFLADSMWSDFAYGRNAVYPDGHHGNALLSKYPIREYRNLDVSITGPERRGLLHCVLDVPGHAEVHAICVHLSLLESHRQLQLQLLCQLLESLPDDAPVIIAGDFNDWQLQGNTALARRDYLHEAFERHHGRPAKTYPARFPLLRLDRIYLRNASSHDPQILGNKPWTHLSDHLPLAVEVHL; this is encoded by the coding sequence GTGTCCAGCGATCCCAAGCGTCATGCCGTCGACGCCCCCGTCATTCATCGCCTGCGTGTGTTGACGGTCAATACCCACAAGGGTTTCACCGCGCTCAACCGGCGTTTCATTCTCCCGGAGTTGCGCGAGGCGGTACGCAGTACCTCGGCCGATCTGGTGTTTCTGCAAGAAGTAGTGGGTGAGCACGAGCGGCATTCGAGCCGTTACAACGAATGGCCGCAAACCTCGCAATACGAATTTCTCGCCGACAGCATGTGGAGTGATTTCGCCTATGGGCGCAACGCGGTCTATCCCGACGGCCATCATGGCAATGCACTGTTGTCGAAATACCCGATCCGCGAATACCGCAATCTCGACGTGTCGATCACCGGCCCCGAACGACGAGGCTTGTTGCACTGTGTGCTGGATGTACCGGGCCATGCCGAAGTCCACGCGATTTGCGTGCATTTGAGTCTGCTCGAAAGCCATCGCCAATTGCAGTTGCAGCTGCTTTGCCAGTTGCTCGAATCGTTGCCGGACGATGCTCCGGTGATCATCGCCGGCGACTTCAATGACTGGCAGTTGCAAGGCAACACCGCCCTCGCCCGGCGCGATTATCTGCACGAAGCGTTCGAGCGCCATCATGGCCGCCCGGCGAAGACTTATCCGGCACGCTTTCCGTTGCTGCGCCTGGACAGGATTTACCTGCGCAACGCCAGCAGTCATGACCCGCAGATCCTCGGCAACAAGCCGTGGACGCACCTGTCGGATCACCTGCCATTGGCGGTGGAAGTGCATCTTTGA
- the glgB gene encoding 1,4-alpha-glucan branching protein GlgB, producing MSFSNKEQGQVKEALLPSAKDIDALVRAEHHDPFSILGPHGDGAGGQFIRAYLPGALSVVVIDKDSGEERGPLEPSETPGLFVGHFDQARPYRLRTRWAGGEQEAEDPYSFGQLLGEMDLYLFAEGNHRDLSACLGAQLMTVDGVDGVRFAVWAPNARRVSVVGDFNVWDGRRHPMRLRHPSGVWELFIPRLQAGELYKYEILGSHGILPLKADPMALATSLPPDTASKVAAPLRVDWQDQEWMSARREHQKHSAPLSIYELHVGSWQCELDDLGEVARQYTWPELAERLIPYVKELGFTHIELMPIMEHPFGGSWGYQLLSQFAPSARYGTPEQFGEFVNACHKADIGVILDWVPAHFPTDTHGLAQFDGTALYEYGNPLEGFHQDWDTLIYNLGRTEVHGYMLASALHWLKHFHIDGLRVDAVASMLYRDYSRKAGEWVPNRHGGRENLEAIDFLRHLNDVVELEAPGALVIAEESTAWPGVSQSTQQGGLGFAYKWNMGWMHDSLHYIQQDPVYRAHHHNELSFGLVYAWSERFILPISHDEVVHGKHSLIDKMPGDRWQKFANLRAYLSFMWTHPGKKLLFMGCEFGQWREWNHDQQLDWYLLQYSEHKGVQKLVGDLNRLYRELPALHDQDDAPQGFQWLIGDDAINSVYAWLRWSKDGEPVLVVANFTPVPRQSYRVGVPFAGRWSELLNSDADTYAGSNYGNGGGAFTEEVPSHGQALSLELNLPPLAVLILRPGG from the coding sequence ATGAGTTTCTCGAACAAGGAACAGGGTCAGGTCAAAGAGGCATTGCTGCCGTCGGCGAAAGACATCGATGCGCTGGTACGTGCCGAGCATCACGATCCGTTTTCCATTCTCGGTCCGCACGGCGACGGTGCCGGCGGGCAATTCATTCGCGCCTATTTACCTGGTGCGCTGAGCGTTGTGGTGATCGATAAGGATTCTGGCGAAGAGCGCGGCCCCTTGGAGCCGAGCGAAACGCCGGGGCTGTTTGTCGGCCATTTCGATCAGGCGCGGCCTTATCGACTGCGTACCCGTTGGGCCGGTGGTGAACAGGAAGCGGAAGATCCCTACAGCTTCGGTCAGTTGCTCGGTGAAATGGATTTGTATCTGTTTGCCGAAGGTAATCACCGCGACCTCAGCGCCTGCCTCGGCGCGCAACTGATGACCGTCGATGGCGTTGATGGCGTGCGTTTCGCCGTGTGGGCGCCGAATGCGCGGCGGGTTTCCGTGGTCGGCGATTTCAACGTCTGGGACGGCCGTCGCCATCCGATGCGCCTGCGTCATCCGTCCGGGGTCTGGGAATTGTTCATCCCGCGCCTGCAAGCGGGGGAGTTGTACAAATACGAAATCCTCGGCAGCCACGGCATTCTGCCGCTCAAGGCTGACCCGATGGCGCTGGCCACCAGTCTGCCGCCGGACACTGCGTCGAAAGTCGCCGCGCCGCTGCGAGTCGACTGGCAGGATCAGGAATGGATGAGCGCTCGCCGCGAACACCAGAAGCATTCGGCGCCGCTGTCGATCTACGAGTTGCACGTCGGCTCCTGGCAATGCGAGCTGGATGATCTGGGTGAGGTTGCACGCCAATACACCTGGCCGGAACTGGCCGAACGCTTGATTCCGTACGTGAAAGAGTTGGGTTTCACCCACATTGAACTGATGCCGATCATGGAACACCCGTTCGGTGGTTCGTGGGGCTATCAGTTGCTCTCGCAATTCGCCCCGAGTGCGCGTTACGGCACACCGGAGCAGTTTGGTGAGTTCGTCAACGCCTGCCATAAAGCCGATATCGGCGTGATCCTCGACTGGGTGCCGGCGCATTTTCCTACCGATACCCACGGCCTCGCGCAGTTCGACGGCACCGCGCTGTACGAGTACGGCAATCCGCTGGAAGGCTTTCACCAGGATTGGGACACGCTGATCTACAACCTCGGCCGCACCGAAGTGCATGGCTACATGCTCGCTTCGGCGTTGCACTGGTTGAAGCATTTCCACATCGATGGCCTGCGCGTGGATGCGGTGGCTTCGATGCTTTATCGCGACTATTCGCGCAAGGCCGGCGAGTGGGTACCGAACCGTCATGGCGGTCGGGAAAACCTGGAGGCCATCGACTTCCTCCGCCACTTGAACGACGTGGTTGAACTGGAAGCACCGGGGGCGCTGGTGATCGCCGAAGAGTCCACCGCGTGGCCCGGCGTCAGCCAGAGTACGCAGCAGGGCGGCCTCGGTTTTGCCTATAAATGGAACATGGGCTGGATGCACGATTCGCTGCATTACATCCAGCAGGACCCGGTGTACCGCGCCCATCATCACAACGAGTTGAGCTTTGGCCTGGTCTACGCCTGGTCCGAACGTTTCATCCTGCCGATCTCCCACGACGAAGTGGTACACGGCAAGCACTCGCTGATCGACAAGATGCCCGGCGATCGCTGGCAGAAATTTGCCAACCTGCGCGCCTACCTGAGTTTCATGTGGACGCATCCGGGCAAGAAACTGCTGTTTATGGGCTGCGAGTTCGGCCAGTGGCGCGAGTGGAACCACGATCAGCAGCTCGACTGGTATCTGCTGCAATACTCCGAGCACAAAGGCGTACAGAAACTGGTCGGCGACCTTAACCGGCTGTACCGCGAGCTGCCGGCACTGCACGATCAGGACGATGCACCGCAAGGCTTTCAGTGGCTGATCGGCGACGATGCGATCAACAGCGTTTATGCCTGGCTGCGCTGGAGCAAGGACGGCGAACCGGTGCTGGTAGTGGCCAACTTCACGCCCGTGCCGCGTCAGTCGTATCGGGTCGGCGTGCCGTTCGCCGGGCGCTGGAGCGAGTTGCTCAACAGCGACGCCGATACTTACGCCGGCTCCAACTATGGCAACGGCGGCGGGGCGTTTACCGAGGAAGTGCCGAGCCATGGCCAGGCGCTGTCGCTGGAACTGAATCTGCCGCCGCTGGCGGTGTTGATCCTCAGACCGGGGGGCTGA
- a CDS encoding DUF3203 family protein, with protein MTLRVDESNPEKKVCFFTVENGEEIRICDELEVRTDSDKAMSFVEIESRRVYITEAEADALTVAGAKDGRKHLKADESDSVI; from the coding sequence ATGACCCTGCGAGTCGATGAGTCCAATCCCGAGAAAAAAGTCTGTTTTTTCACCGTTGAGAATGGCGAGGAAATTCGTATTTGCGATGAGTTGGAAGTCAGAACCGATAGCGACAAAGCCATGTCGTTTGTGGAAATCGAATCCCGGCGCGTCTACATCACCGAAGCAGAAGCCGATGCTCTGACCGTTGCCGGCGCCAAGGATGGTCGCAAACACCTGAAGGCCGACGAGAGTGATTCGGTGATTTGA
- a CDS encoding short-chain dehydrogenase → MTHNEDSIPVLLVSTEAPLDVLHASTASRFLAVTQMMESLASLDITSAKGADVQQLAHAAAMLLRDVMGVVGRQIQLRV, encoded by the coding sequence ATGACGCATAACGAAGACAGCATCCCCGTGTTGCTGGTCTCCACCGAAGCACCGCTGGATGTGTTGCACGCCAGTACGGCGAGTCGGTTTCTGGCGGTGACGCAGATGATGGAGAGCCTGGCCAGTCTCGACATCACCTCAGCCAAAGGCGCCGATGTGCAGCAACTGGCCCATGCGGCGGCGATGTTGCTGCGCGATGTGATGGGTGTGGTGGGGCGGCAGATTCAGTTGCGGGTCTGA
- the treS gene encoding maltose alpha-D-glucosyltransferase — MAKKPKAATFIKDPLWYKDAVIYQVHVKSFFDSNNDGIGDFPGLIAKLDYIAELGVNTIWLLPFYPSPRRDDGYDIAEYRGVHSDYGTMADAKRFIAEAHKRGLRVITELVINHTSDQHPWFQRARKAKPGSAARDFYVWSDDDQKYDGTRIIFLDTEKSNWTWDPVAGQYFWHRFYSHQPDLNFDNPQVMKAVLSVMRYWLDMGIDGLRLDAIPYLIERDGTNNENLPETHDVLKQIRAEIDANYPDRMLLAEANQWPEDTQLYFGDTDAHGLNGDECHMAFHFPLMPRMYMALAQEDRFPITDILRQTPEIPANCQWAIFLRNHDELTLEMVTDKERDYLWNYYAADRRARINLGIRRRLAPLMERDRRRVELLNSLLLSMPGTPTLYYGDEIGMGDNIYLGDRDGVRTPMQWSIDRNGGFSRADPASLVLPPIMDPQYGYLSVNVETQAGDPHSLLNWTRRMLAVRKQSKAFGRGTLKMLSPSNRRILAYTREFTDADGKHEIILCVANVSRSAQAAELDLSAYVGMVPVEMLGGNAFPPIGQLPFLLTLAPYGFYWFALATENQMPSWHVEPAQSLPDFTTLVLKKRMEELLEAPSRATLEQGILPSWLQNRRWFAGKDAAIDKVNLAYGVRFGDAEHPVLLSEIEVTSGGQTSRYQLPFGFISEDQVGPALPQQLALARVRRVRQVGLITDAFSLEAFIRAVLQGMQNNTVLESSDGEIRFAPTPHLEKLNLGGESEVRYLSAEQSNSSVVIGNSLVLKLIRKVASGVHPELEMSAYLTAAGFANISPLLGSVIRRDAQGEDNLLMIAQGYLSNQGDAWEWTQNNLERALRDELADAMSEQEQHYNALGELKDFAAMLGQRLGEMHQVLAAPTENADFAPQVSTAKDAQASGKDVAAQVEHALKLLKQHQGELNAADQKLVKRLLDEKKTILAHVQDLAKKSVGGLRIRVHGDLHLGQVLVIKGDAYLIDFEGEPARPLSERRGKHSPYKDVSGVLRSFDYAAAMTINVHNVDHSAESEAARRRVAERYLREAREAFVQAYRRAAASLDHAWQDPEGADAALALFGLEKAAYEVAYEAENRPTWLPVPLHGLYGLLTGLKPFSDLGGE, encoded by the coding sequence ATGGCGAAGAAACCCAAGGCAGCCACCTTTATCAAAGACCCGCTCTGGTACAAGGATGCGGTGATTTATCAAGTTCACGTCAAATCGTTTTTCGACTCCAACAACGACGGGATCGGCGACTTTCCAGGCCTGATCGCCAAACTCGATTACATCGCCGAACTGGGCGTCAACACCATCTGGCTGTTGCCGTTCTACCCCTCGCCACGTCGCGACGATGGCTACGACATCGCCGAATACCGTGGCGTGCACAGCGATTACGGCACCATGGCCGACGCCAAGCGCTTTATCGCCGAGGCGCACAAGCGCGGTTTGCGGGTGATTACCGAACTGGTCATCAACCACACCTCCGACCAGCACCCGTGGTTCCAGCGCGCACGCAAGGCCAAACCCGGTTCGGCGGCGCGGGATTTTTACGTGTGGTCGGATGACGATCAGAAATACGACGGCACGCGGATCATTTTTCTCGACACCGAAAAGTCCAACTGGACCTGGGACCCGGTCGCCGGCCAGTACTTCTGGCACCGTTTCTATTCGCACCAGCCCGACCTGAACTTCGACAACCCGCAAGTGATGAAAGCGGTGCTCTCGGTCATGCGCTACTGGCTGGACATGGGCATCGACGGTCTGCGTCTCGACGCGATTCCGTACCTGATCGAACGAGACGGCACCAACAACGAAAACCTCCCGGAAACCCACGACGTCCTCAAGCAGATCCGCGCCGAAATCGACGCCAATTATCCCGATCGCATGTTGCTCGCCGAGGCCAACCAATGGCCAGAAGACACTCAACTGTATTTCGGCGACACCGATGCGCACGGCCTCAATGGCGACGAATGCCACATGGCGTTTCACTTCCCGCTGATGCCGCGCATGTACATGGCGCTGGCGCAGGAAGATCGCTTCCCGATCACCGACATTTTGCGCCAGACGCCGGAAATTCCCGCCAATTGCCAGTGGGCGATTTTCCTGCGTAACCACGATGAGCTGACACTGGAGATGGTTACCGACAAAGAACGTGACTATCTGTGGAATTACTACGCTGCTGACCGTCGGGCGCGGATCAACCTCGGTATCCGACGTCGCTTGGCGCCGTTGATGGAACGCGATCGCCGCCGTGTCGAATTGCTCAACAGCTTGTTGCTGTCGATGCCGGGCACGCCGACGCTGTATTACGGCGACGAGATCGGCATGGGCGACAACATCTACCTCGGCGACCGTGACGGCGTGCGTACACCGATGCAATGGTCGATTGACCGCAACGGTGGCTTCTCCCGCGCCGACCCGGCCAGCCTGGTGCTGCCGCCGATCATGGACCCGCAATACGGCTATCTGTCGGTCAACGTCGAAACCCAGGCCGGCGATCCGCATTCGCTGCTCAACTGGACGCGGCGCATGCTCGCCGTGCGCAAGCAATCCAAGGCATTTGGCCGTGGCACGCTGAAAATGCTCTCGCCGAGCAACCGGCGAATTCTGGCCTACACCCGCGAATTCACCGACGCCGATGGCAAACACGAAATCATCCTCTGCGTGGCCAACGTCTCGCGCAGTGCGCAGGCGGCGGAACTGGACCTGTCGGCTTACGTCGGCATGGTCCCGGTGGAGATGCTTGGCGGTAATGCGTTCCCACCGATTGGCCAACTGCCTTTCCTACTGACCCTGGCGCCGTACGGCTTCTATTGGTTCGCCCTGGCCACCGAAAACCAGATGCCAAGCTGGCACGTGGAGCCGGCGCAGAGCCTGCCGGACTTCACCACGCTGGTGCTGAAAAAACGCATGGAAGAACTGCTCGAAGCGCCGTCTCGGGCGACGCTGGAGCAGGGCATTCTGCCGAGCTGGCTGCAGAACCGTCGCTGGTTTGCCGGCAAGGATGCGGCTATCGACAAGGTCAACCTGGCCTACGGTGTGCGTTTTGGCGATGCCGAACACCCGGTGCTGCTTAGCGAGATCGAAGTCACCAGCGGCGGCCAGACCAGCCGTTATCAACTGCCGTTCGGCTTCATTTCTGAGGATCAGGTCGGTCCGGCGCTGCCACAGCAATTGGCACTGGCCCGTGTGCGTCGAGTGCGTCAGGTTGGTTTGATCACTGACGCCTTCAGTCTTGAAGCGTTTATTCGCGCCGTCCTGCAAGGCATGCAGAACAACACCGTGCTGGAATCCAGCGATGGCGAAATCCGTTTTGCGCCAACCCCGCACCTGGAAAAACTCAACCTCGGTGGCGAATCCGAAGTGCGCTATCTGTCGGCCGAGCAATCGAACAGTTCGGTGGTAATCGGCAACAGCCTGGTGCTTAAGCTGATCCGTAAAGTCGCGTCCGGCGTACACCCGGAACTGGAGATGAGCGCTTACCTGACCGCTGCCGGATTTGCCAATATCTCTCCGCTGCTCGGCTCGGTGATTCGCCGCGACGCGCAGGGTGAAGACAATCTGTTGATGATTGCGCAGGGCTATCTGAGCAATCAGGGCGACGCCTGGGAATGGACGCAAAACAACCTCGAACGGGCGTTGCGCGATGAACTGGCCGATGCCATGTCCGAGCAGGAACAGCACTACAACGCCTTGGGCGAATTGAAGGACTTCGCCGCGATGCTCGGTCAGCGTCTGGGCGAAATGCACCAAGTGCTCGCCGCGCCGACCGAGAATGCCGATTTCGCGCCGCAAGTCAGTACGGCCAAGGATGCACAGGCCAGCGGCAAGGACGTTGCTGCGCAGGTCGAGCATGCGTTGAAACTGCTCAAGCAGCATCAGGGCGAACTCAACGCGGCGGATCAGAAACTGGTCAAGCGCCTGCTCGACGAGAAAAAGACCATCCTTGCTCATGTGCAGGATCTGGCGAAAAAGTCCGTCGGTGGTCTGCGTATTCGCGTGCATGGCGACTTGCACTTGGGCCAGGTGCTGGTGATCAAGGGCGACGCCTATCTGATCGACTTCGAGGGCGAACCGGCGCGGCCATTGAGTGAGCGTCGTGGCAAACACAGTCCGTACAAAGATGTCAGCGGCGTGCTGCGTTCGTTCGATTACGCGGCGGCGATGACCATCAACGTGCACAACGTCGATCACAGTGCGGAGTCAGAAGCGGCCCGTCGCCGCGTCGCCGAACGCTATCTGCGTGAAGCACGCGAGGCATTTGTTCAGGCATATCGCCGAGCGGCAGCTAGTCTTGATCATGCTTGGCAAGATCCTGAGGGTGCCGACGCCGCGCTGGCGTTGTTCGGTCTGGAGAAGGCGGCCTATGAAGTGGCCTATGAAGCCGAAAATCGCCCGACGTGGCTGCCCGTGCCGTTGCACGGTTTGTATGGGTTATTGACAGGGCTTAAACCCTTTTCCGATCTTGGTGGAGAGTAG
- a CDS encoding autotransporter outer membrane beta-barrel domain-containing protein, translating into MKISLTPHEIKITFCTVSSSILLCSSMEAQARPAADETTPWYRENVPVMNLPATVITPDPQRFSPRPDLRGANLLTEELAPGAWDQLYGRSARQAQTDVLSSGFATPGSGDFKGPAVLTLQSGNGHTQKIGLIGGENQIQANGNGLITSRALADPNTDTLNLQGQSLGAYYSLIGAQGWHVDVSASGGRVSGFSRNEQGARQATEGSAMTFSVEGGFPIGLSENWVVEPQAQLINQRITLDTPYAGSGNASSTDLTAWSGRVGARLKGSYDLSGLPVEPYVRTNLWHTVYTGNTVTLDQVDKISSSRKSSTVELGLGLVARVTPAVSLYVSADYSSDVDDNDLNGLIGSLGVRMRW; encoded by the coding sequence ATGAAAATTTCACTCACACCACACGAGATCAAAATCACTTTTTGCACAGTGTCGAGTTCTATCTTGCTGTGCTCATCCATGGAGGCGCAGGCCCGCCCTGCGGCGGATGAAACCACGCCCTGGTACCGAGAGAACGTACCGGTCATGAACCTGCCCGCGACGGTCATCACTCCCGACCCGCAGCGTTTCAGCCCCCGGCCTGACCTGCGCGGCGCCAACCTGCTCACCGAAGAGCTGGCGCCGGGTGCCTGGGACCAATTGTATGGACGTAGCGCCCGCCAGGCGCAAACCGACGTGTTGTCCTCGGGTTTCGCAACGCCCGGCAGCGGTGACTTCAAAGGCCCCGCCGTGCTGACCTTGCAAAGCGGCAACGGCCACACCCAGAAGATCGGCCTGATCGGCGGCGAAAACCAGATTCAGGCCAATGGCAATGGGCTGATCACCAGCCGCGCCCTCGCCGATCCGAACACCGACACCCTCAATCTGCAGGGTCAGAGCCTGGGGGCCTATTACAGTCTGATCGGTGCGCAGGGTTGGCACGTCGATGTGTCGGCCAGCGGCGGCCGGGTCAGCGGGTTCAGCCGCAATGAACAAGGTGCGCGGCAGGCCACTGAAGGCAGCGCGATGACCTTCTCGGTGGAGGGCGGTTTTCCGATTGGCTTGAGCGAAAACTGGGTGGTCGAACCCCAGGCGCAATTGATCAATCAGCGCATCACCCTCGATACACCCTATGCAGGCTCGGGCAATGCCTCGTCAACCGATCTGACGGCATGGAGCGGTCGCGTCGGTGCGCGTTTGAAAGGCAGTTATGACTTGAGCGGCCTGCCGGTCGAGCCGTACGTGCGCACCAACCTCTGGCACACGGTGTATACGGGTAATACGGTGACGCTGGATCAGGTCGACAAGATCAGCAGCAGTCGCAAGTCATCGACCGTCGAACTGGGCTTGGGTCTGGTGGCGCGGGTGACGCCGGCGGTGAGTTTGTATGTCAGCGCCGATTACAGCAGTGATGTCGATGACAATGATCTGAACGGGTTGATCGGCAGTCTGGGTGTGCGGATGCGCTGGTGA